The following proteins come from a genomic window of Paenibacillus antri:
- a CDS encoding NADH:flavin oxidoreductase, with product MNNQKPAYKLGPLFESFKLGTLNLKNRVVMAPMTRAFSPGGVPGPDVAAYYRRRAENGVGLIITEGTLINDPAATNNPNIPNFHGEEALNGWARVVAEVHEAGGVIMPQLWHIGTDRKVGAVPNPEERPIGPSGLDLATGEKVNEPMSRERIDSVIAAYAQAAADAKRIGFDGIELHGAHGYLIDQFFWERTNRRTDSYGGDLVKRTRFAAEIIAACRRAVGPDFPILLRISQWKSSDYEAKLAANPDELANFLAPLVEAGVDAFHCSTRRFWEPEFAGSDLNFAGWVKKLTGKPTITVGSVGLDNEFISSFRGENAGTANVDTLIHKLNDREFDLVAVGRALLVDPAWAAKVRDGRLDELKPFTPEALSSLS from the coding sequence ATGAATAATCAAAAACCTGCCTACAAGCTAGGACCTTTATTTGAGTCCTTCAAGCTTGGAACTTTGAACCTAAAGAACCGGGTCGTCATGGCTCCAATGACGAGAGCCTTCTCTCCCGGAGGAGTGCCGGGGCCTGATGTGGCCGCTTATTACCGTCGCCGCGCTGAGAACGGTGTCGGGCTCATTATTACGGAGGGTACTCTGATCAACGATCCGGCTGCCACCAATAATCCGAATATTCCGAATTTCCATGGGGAAGAAGCGCTGAACGGTTGGGCTCGCGTCGTCGCAGAAGTACATGAAGCCGGCGGGGTAATTATGCCGCAGCTGTGGCATATCGGCACGGACCGTAAGGTAGGAGCCGTTCCGAACCCGGAGGAACGGCCGATCGGACCTTCAGGTTTGGATCTCGCGACCGGGGAAAAAGTCAATGAGCCGATGAGCCGGGAACGGATCGATTCCGTTATTGCCGCATACGCGCAAGCCGCGGCGGATGCCAAACGGATCGGCTTCGACGGGATTGAGCTTCATGGCGCTCACGGTTATTTGATCGATCAGTTTTTCTGGGAGAGAACGAACCGGCGCACCGATAGCTACGGCGGAGACCTTGTGAAAAGAACCCGATTCGCGGCTGAAATTATTGCGGCTTGCCGTCGCGCCGTAGGACCCGATTTCCCTATCTTACTGCGGATATCGCAATGGAAATCAAGTGATTACGAGGCGAAATTGGCAGCCAATCCGGATGAATTGGCCAATTTCCTTGCGCCGCTTGTAGAAGCGGGCGTAGATGCATTTCACTGCTCGACCCGCCGCTTCTGGGAACCGGAGTTCGCCGGTTCCGATCTAAACTTCGCAGGCTGGGTTAAAAAATTAACCGGTAAACCTACGATCACCGTAGGCTCCGTAGGTCTGGATAACGAGTTTATTTCTTCGTTCCGAGGGGAAAACGCAGGTACGGCGAACGTGGATACCTTGATCCACAAGCTCAACGATCGAGAGTTCGATCTGGTTGCAGTCGGCCGTGCGCTGCTGGTTGACCCGGCATGGGCGGCTAAGGTACGAGACGGCCGTCTTGACGAACTGAAGCCTTTCACCCCTGAAGCGCTGAGTTCGCTATCTTGA
- a CDS encoding ABC transporter permease translates to MQAKPIQSPGSAAAARPKPKRELLAYLKTNYDMYLLLIPGLLFALVFNYLPMYGITLAFKDFNMFAGNNPFTSLLASPWVGLEHFENVFGRADFKQALANTLLISVYKLVFLFPLPILLAILLNELRVAWFKKVLQTVLYLPHFLSWAVVSGIFVTLLGSTGIVNQFLDAATGHTISFLMDKSIFRSVLVATDGWKDIGWSSIIYLAAITGIDQEQYEAATVDGASKLQKIVYITLPGIAPTILLLLILKVGHILDAGFEQIFIMYNPTVYEVADIIGTYVYRMGLGQMNFSLGTAVGLFNSVVAFVLIVSANSLAKRFMKKSIW, encoded by the coding sequence ATGCAAGCCAAACCGATACAATCCCCGGGCAGTGCGGCGGCGGCGCGTCCGAAGCCGAAGCGCGAGTTGCTCGCCTACTTGAAAACCAATTACGACATGTACCTGCTGCTCATTCCCGGATTGCTGTTCGCGCTCGTCTTTAACTACCTTCCGATGTACGGGATTACCTTGGCGTTCAAGGATTTCAACATGTTCGCCGGAAACAACCCGTTTACGTCCTTGCTGGCGAGTCCTTGGGTAGGTCTGGAGCATTTCGAAAATGTATTCGGCCGCGCCGATTTTAAGCAGGCGCTCGCCAATACGCTCCTGATCAGCGTATATAAGCTGGTGTTTCTGTTCCCGCTGCCGATCCTGTTGGCGATTCTGCTGAACGAGCTTCGCGTCGCGTGGTTCAAGAAGGTGCTCCAAACCGTGCTGTACCTGCCGCACTTCTTGTCGTGGGCGGTCGTGAGCGGCATCTTCGTCACGCTGCTCGGTTCGACGGGCATCGTCAACCAGTTCCTGGACGCGGCGACGGGACATACGATCAGCTTCTTGATGGACAAGTCGATCTTCCGCAGCGTGCTTGTAGCGACGGACGGCTGGAAAGATATCGGCTGGAGCTCCATCATCTATCTCGCCGCGATCACGGGCATCGATCAGGAGCAATACGAGGCGGCCACGGTAGACGGCGCAAGCAAGCTGCAGAAGATCGTATACATCACCCTTCCCGGTATCGCGCCGACGATCCTGCTGCTGCTCATCCTGAAGGTCGGTCACATTCTGGACGCGGGTTTCGAGCAGATCTTCATTATGTACAATCCGACGGTGTACGAGGTCGCGGACATTATCGGCACGTACGTCTATCGAATGGGCCTCGGGCAGATGAACTTTAGTCTCGGCACGGCGGTCGGCCTGTTCAATTCCGTCGTAGCGTTCGTGCTCATCGTGTCGGCGAACAGCCTCGCGAAGCGATTTATGAAGAAGAGCATCTGGTAA
- a CDS encoding carbohydrate ABC transporter permease — protein MRTTRGEQVFNVVNIVVLFILGLTTLLPFLHVLAKSLSSQVAISLGQVTFLPVDFQIGTFQYVLEQEQFVGSFRNSVIVTLVGTVLALTMTVMIAYPLSKPKLKGRKFFMLVFVFVMLFSGGMVPNYLLYKTFGLVNTLWALIVPGMLSVFNILLVKTFFEELPESVEESARIDGANNFTILFRIVLPMALPVMAAVGLFFAVAYWNNYFSAVLYITKPDLKPLQMYLYELISQTTPEMGMELDADRMMNVDPESIRAATIMLSTLPILCLYPFLQKYFVKGITIGSVKG, from the coding sequence ATGCGGACGACTCGAGGAGAACAAGTATTTAACGTTGTGAATATTGTCGTGTTGTTTATACTGGGATTGACGACGTTGCTGCCCTTCCTCCACGTGCTGGCGAAGTCGCTCAGCAGCCAGGTGGCGATCAGCCTCGGTCAGGTGACGTTCCTCCCGGTGGACTTCCAAATCGGGACGTTCCAATACGTGCTCGAACAAGAGCAGTTTGTCGGTTCCTTCCGGAACTCGGTGATCGTGACGCTCGTCGGGACGGTGCTGGCGCTGACGATGACAGTTATGATCGCGTATCCGCTGTCGAAGCCGAAACTGAAGGGCAGGAAGTTTTTCATGCTGGTCTTCGTCTTCGTGATGCTGTTCAGCGGCGGCATGGTGCCGAACTATTTGCTCTACAAGACGTTCGGTCTCGTGAACACGCTGTGGGCGCTCATCGTGCCAGGCATGCTGTCTGTCTTCAATATATTGCTAGTGAAGACGTTCTTCGAGGAGCTGCCGGAGAGCGTGGAGGAATCCGCGCGGATCGACGGCGCCAACAACTTTACGATCCTGTTCCGGATCGTGCTGCCGATGGCGCTGCCCGTTATGGCGGCGGTCGGACTGTTTTTCGCGGTCGCTTATTGGAACAATTATTTCTCTGCGGTGCTGTATATTACGAAGCCGGATCTGAAGCCGCTGCAGATGTATTTGTACGAGCTGATCAGCCAGACGACGCCGGAGATGGGGATGGAGCTCGACGCGGACCGGATGATGAACGTCGACCCGGAATCGATTCGGGCGGCTACGATCATGCTGTCGACGCTGCCGATCTTGTGCCTGTATCCGTTCTTGCAGAAGTATTTCGTGAAAGGGATTACGATCGGCTCGGTGAAGGGATAA
- a CDS encoding extracellular solute-binding protein gives MEKGKSWLTLTVVTALLSSLLAACGGGAAPQTSEEPPAEQSASATSPEQPAEQPAKEAEKPVLKMLIPYQAFDPNTDASALRIQEETGYKVEYYTLPKDNANQKLMLELASGENYDIIKVSNLQFAELLGNGALMELDDLLAANGGNITNAVSEMGWKSATSNGKKYGVPFEGGGDVNDPYGLIQGGIGLRTDLRDELGLATPKTLDEFYTYLKTVKEKKGITPLTASGSDGFNSIIGSAFGLGTAPWYEIDGQLVPRVKTPQYFDYVAFMNKLYQEGLLDKDFPINKFANTMQKFNTAEAATLAPAFFWDIPTLVPAVKENNPNANVEMITALAGASGLPYLSQRMQASTYEVIPKTAKNPEAAMDYMNLRADPDIFLSTYLGEEGTHFEINNGKYFPILPAFDELKNSKQFTGAPKAGSEYKLWQARARKTPEMAASFEQMNANVTKDWIHIDYTGYATSLAEAQKYQTSLNNMETEFLVKAVVETGDLKKAYDDFVAEYDKQGGTELTAAINKWYAENK, from the coding sequence TTGGAAAAGGGTAAGTCTTGGCTCACACTAACGGTCGTTACTGCATTGCTGTCTTCGCTGCTGGCGGCTTGCGGCGGCGGCGCCGCGCCGCAGACGTCCGAAGAACCTCCGGCGGAGCAGTCGGCGTCGGCTACGTCTCCGGAACAGCCGGCGGAACAACCGGCGAAGGAAGCGGAGAAGCCGGTCCTGAAGATGCTGATCCCGTACCAGGCGTTCGATCCGAATACGGACGCGTCGGCGCTGCGGATTCAGGAAGAGACCGGCTACAAAGTCGAATATTACACGCTGCCGAAGGATAACGCGAATCAGAAGCTGATGCTCGAATTGGCGTCCGGCGAAAACTATGACATTATTAAAGTCAGTAACTTGCAATTCGCCGAGCTGCTCGGCAACGGCGCGCTGATGGAGCTGGACGACCTCTTGGCGGCGAACGGCGGCAACATTACGAACGCGGTTTCCGAGATGGGCTGGAAGTCGGCGACGTCGAACGGGAAGAAATACGGCGTTCCGTTCGAAGGCGGCGGCGACGTCAATGACCCGTACGGCTTGATCCAAGGCGGGATCGGCCTCCGAACCGATCTTCGCGACGAGCTGGGCCTCGCGACGCCGAAGACGTTGGACGAATTTTATACCTACTTAAAGACGGTGAAGGAAAAGAAAGGCATTACCCCGCTGACCGCGAGCGGCTCGGACGGCTTCAACTCGATCATCGGCAGCGCCTTCGGGCTCGGCACGGCGCCGTGGTACGAGATCGACGGACAGCTCGTGCCGCGCGTGAAGACGCCGCAATACTTCGATTATGTCGCGTTCATGAACAAGCTGTATCAAGAGGGCTTGCTCGATAAAGACTTCCCGATCAACAAATTCGCCAATACGATGCAGAAGTTCAACACGGCGGAAGCGGCGACGCTCGCTCCGGCGTTCTTCTGGGACATCCCGACGCTCGTGCCGGCGGTGAAGGAAAACAATCCGAACGCGAACGTCGAGATGATTACGGCGCTGGCCGGCGCAAGCGGACTTCCGTACTTGTCGCAAAGAATGCAGGCGTCTACGTACGAAGTCATTCCGAAGACGGCGAAAAACCCCGAGGCGGCTATGGATTATATGAACCTTCGCGCCGATCCGGACATCTTCTTGTCGACGTACTTGGGCGAAGAAGGCACTCACTTCGAAATCAATAACGGCAAGTACTTCCCGATTCTTCCGGCGTTCGACGAGCTGAAGAACTCCAAGCAGTTCACCGGCGCTCCGAAGGCGGGCTCGGAATATAAGCTGTGGCAGGCGCGCGCGAGGAAGACGCCGGAGATGGCGGCTTCGTTCGAACAGATGAACGCCAACGTAACGAAGGATTGGATCCACATCGATTACACGGGATATGCGACGAGCCTTGCGGAAGCGCAAAAATATCAGACGTCGCTGAACAATATGGAGACGGAGTTCCTGGTGAAGGCGGTCGTCGAGACCGGCGATCTGAAGAAGGCGTACGACGACTTCGTCGCCGAATACGACAAGCAGGGCGGCACGGAGCTGACTGCGGCGATCAACAAGTGGTACGCGGAAAACAAGTAA
- a CDS encoding response regulator — protein sequence MAMQRMIIVDDELSTRTGLRDYIDWASYGIQVVGEAADGEGGLALYRELLPDIVITDIKMPKLDGIAFAKRLRESDADVKIVFVSGYDDVDYLKSAMKMDAVDYILKPIDRKELGAVFGKIAKLADSEKRQRELMRQMTAKLHQSVPLLKEKFLHRLITERELTRAELEGQIAFLELRLPLEAEYCVCVLAIDDRQFLLERMPQKEIELISFSIQNICQESIDQFTNGYVFEYRRFMFAAILGFREESEVEALYENLVGLKAKLDDFLTRFLQISISIGVGNPVHEPGLVHRSFDQAEDALQQKLFLGKNRLIRIDQLVSPDAFDYKDVREELDKLEAILKAAEIGSIQRFLEELTERLSRRRNAPIQYCRMIFQDIVALSSRFLAGIHAWTPEQEALEVKVRDDVARLETIAEMNAAIGSYMQAVAQCINEKKTKKSRNVIERIKSLIESRYNENLTIAQIAEEVYLTTTYVCLIFKQETGYTLNEYMTKVRMDRAIDLLKDSSIRLYDICYAIGYSEPGYFSKQFKRYTGLSPSEFRNMHGTSEPEG from the coding sequence ATGGCTATGCAGCGAATGATCATCGTGGACGACGAGCTGTCGACGCGTACCGGACTGCGCGACTATATCGATTGGGCGAGCTACGGCATTCAAGTCGTCGGCGAGGCGGCCGACGGGGAAGGCGGGCTTGCGCTATATCGGGAGCTTCTCCCGGACATCGTCATCACCGACATCAAGATGCCGAAGCTGGACGGCATCGCGTTCGCGAAGCGGCTGCGCGAGTCGGATGCGGACGTGAAGATCGTATTCGTCAGCGGCTACGACGACGTCGATTATTTAAAATCGGCGATGAAGATGGATGCCGTCGATTATATCTTGAAGCCGATCGACCGCAAGGAGCTCGGCGCCGTCTTCGGCAAAATCGCGAAGCTCGCCGATTCGGAGAAGCGGCAGCGCGAACTGATGCGGCAGATGACGGCGAAGCTGCATCAGAGCGTGCCGCTGCTGAAGGAGAAATTTCTGCATCGCCTCATTACGGAGCGAGAGCTGACGCGGGCGGAGCTGGAAGGGCAGATCGCATTCCTGGAGCTGCGGCTGCCGCTCGAAGCCGAATATTGCGTCTGCGTCCTGGCGATCGACGATCGGCAATTCTTACTGGAGCGGATGCCGCAGAAAGAGATCGAGCTGATCTCCTTTTCCATCCAAAATATATGCCAAGAGTCGATCGATCAATTCACGAACGGCTATGTGTTCGAATATCGTCGGTTCATGTTCGCGGCGATCCTCGGTTTCCGCGAAGAATCGGAGGTGGAGGCGCTCTACGAAAATCTCGTCGGACTGAAGGCGAAGCTGGACGACTTCCTGACGCGCTTCCTGCAGATCAGCATATCGATCGGCGTCGGCAATCCGGTGCACGAGCCAGGGCTCGTTCACCGCTCGTTCGATCAGGCGGAGGATGCGCTGCAGCAGAAGCTGTTTCTCGGCAAAAATCGCCTTATTCGCATCGACCAGCTCGTTTCGCCGGATGCGTTCGATTATAAGGACGTTCGGGAGGAGCTCGACAAGCTGGAGGCGATCTTGAAGGCGGCGGAGATCGGAAGCATCCAGCGGTTCCTGGAGGAGCTGACCGAACGGCTGTCCCGCCGGCGCAACGCGCCGATCCAGTATTGCCGAATGATCTTCCAGGATATCGTCGCGCTCTCCTCCCGGTTTCTGGCCGGCATCCACGCATGGACGCCGGAGCAGGAAGCGTTGGAGGTGAAGGTGCGGGACGACGTAGCCAGGCTCGAGACGATCGCCGAGATGAACGCCGCGATCGGGAGCTACATGCAAGCGGTGGCGCAATGCATTAACGAGAAGAAAACGAAGAAATCCCGGAACGTGATCGAAAGAATCAAGTCGCTGATCGAAAGTCGGTACAACGAAAATTTGACGATCGCGCAAATCGCGGAAGAAGTGTACTTGACGACGACGTACGTGTGCCTTATTTTCAAGCAAGAGACGGGGTATACGTTGAACGAGTACATGACGAAGGTGCGGATGGACAGGGCGATCGATCTGCTGAAGGACTCTTCCATCCGGTTGTACGATATATGCTACGCTATCGGGTATTCGGAGCCGGGTTACTTCAGCAAGCAGTTCAAGCGGTACACGGGACTGAGCCCCAGCGAATTCCGCAATATGCACGGTACGAGCGAACCGGAGGGGTAG
- a CDS encoding cache domain-containing sensor histidine kinase yields the protein MRRRAQAAIERRLRPLFDVLAGMKMKRIWLVYLILIFLPTLLFARYYFVKSSSILKDEVADSMLQAVRQVESNIAYRMSKVRETSDSLMKNIEIYERLGRSPQEDTMLAQIEDQTQLSNMIQALENRNEVWKIRLFVEDRKMYASDNLTFYRLSSVQREPWYPEAERALGAPVWLDTQEIRYLNALQRTAVIPQVRVIKHPADFSHIIGLLAVDMPERLLSSVLADVQLAGGSIAVYDGGGTVVSHPDSGLIGSFMERERWESLRGQEEGIAVDGDGGEYFIFKTIAGTDWKVVARIPAANLASGNERYATTTTFVIVVICLILFILVVFFVFGVITETTIRKIRNIGVMIKKEGIDADLEHAETGQGSILGLESNVHRLIGTMRHLMKETYSANAREREAQLRALQAQINPHFLYNTLDTINWMAIRRDADEISDIVTSLAQYFRLSLNKGKDIVTVEDEINLAQSYLDIQTSRFHDLFDYEIDVEPDLLSRTIPKLSLQPIIENALLHGIQQLSDRKGRLRIEGRATEQGYRLTVTDNGVGMSEEKAAALGEPGEDRQDAKSYGLFNVRERIELYFGKASEVVVESRLGEGTKVEIRVVDAPQP from the coding sequence GTGCGAAGACGAGCGCAGGCGGCCATCGAGCGGAGGCTTCGGCCCTTATTCGATGTTCTGGCCGGGATGAAGATGAAGAGAATATGGCTCGTCTATTTGATCCTTATTTTTTTGCCGACGCTGTTGTTCGCCCGCTATTACTTCGTCAAGTCATCCTCGATCCTGAAGGACGAGGTCGCCGACTCGATGCTGCAGGCCGTTCGCCAAGTGGAGTCGAATATCGCCTATCGGATGTCGAAGGTGCGGGAGACGTCCGATAGTTTAATGAAGAATATCGAGATTTACGAACGTTTGGGACGGTCGCCGCAGGAAGATACGATGCTTGCGCAAATCGAGGACCAGACGCAGCTGTCCAATATGATCCAAGCGCTCGAAAACCGCAACGAAGTATGGAAAATCCGACTGTTCGTCGAGGACCGCAAGATGTACGCCTCGGACAATCTGACGTTCTATCGGCTTAGCTCCGTCCAGCGGGAGCCTTGGTATCCGGAGGCGGAGCGGGCGCTGGGGGCGCCGGTCTGGCTCGACACGCAAGAGATCCGGTATTTGAACGCGCTGCAGCGAACGGCCGTCATTCCGCAGGTCCGCGTCATTAAACATCCGGCCGACTTCTCCCATATTATCGGTCTCCTTGCGGTCGACATGCCGGAGCGGCTGCTCTCGTCCGTGCTCGCCGACGTGCAGCTCGCGGGCGGCAGCATCGCCGTCTACGACGGCGGCGGCACGGTCGTCTCCCATCCGGACAGCGGACTCATCGGATCCTTCATGGAGCGGGAGCGGTGGGAGTCCCTTCGCGGACAGGAGGAAGGAATTGCGGTAGACGGGGATGGCGGCGAATATTTTATTTTCAAAACCATCGCAGGTACGGATTGGAAGGTCGTCGCCCGCATTCCGGCCGCGAATCTCGCCTCCGGCAACGAACGGTACGCGACGACCACGACGTTCGTCATCGTCGTCATCTGCCTCATCCTATTTATTCTCGTCGTCTTCTTCGTCTTCGGCGTCATTACGGAGACGACGATCCGCAAAATACGCAACATCGGCGTCATGATCAAGAAGGAAGGGATCGACGCCGATCTCGAACACGCGGAGACCGGCCAAGGGTCGATCTTGGGGCTGGAGAGCAATGTCCATCGCTTGATCGGCACGATGCGTCATCTGATGAAGGAGACGTACAGCGCCAACGCCCGGGAGCGGGAGGCGCAGCTGCGGGCGCTGCAGGCGCAAATCAATCCCCACTTCCTGTACAACACACTGGACACGATCAACTGGATGGCGATTCGCCGGGACGCGGACGAAATCAGTGACATCGTCACGTCGCTGGCGCAATATTTCCGGCTGTCGCTGAACAAGGGCAAGGATATCGTGACGGTCGAGGACGAAATCAACCTGGCGCAGTCGTACTTGGACATCCAAACGAGCCGCTTCCACGATCTGTTCGACTACGAGATCGACGTCGAACCCGATCTGCTGTCCCGAACCATTCCGAAGCTGAGCCTGCAGCCGATCATCGAAAACGCGCTGCTTCACGGCATTCAGCAGCTGTCGGACCGCAAAGGCCGCCTGCGCATCGAAGGGCGCGCGACGGAGCAGGGCTATCGTCTGACGGTGACCGACAACGGCGTCGGCATGAGCGAGGAGAAGGCGGCGGCGCTCGGCGAGCCAGGAGAGGATCGGCAGGACGCGAAGAGCTACGGGCTGTTCAACGTGCGAGAGCGGATCGAGCTGTACTTCGGCAAGGCGTCGGAGGTCGTCGTCGAATCGCGCCTCGGCGAAGGGACGAAGGTGGAAATCCGCGTGGTCGACGCGCCTCAGCCGTAG
- a CDS encoding DnaB-like helicase C-terminal domain-containing protein, with amino-acid sequence MAFSNNVSVKALVSCGRHCCLCHKFCGIKIELHHIKQKADGGEDTFENCIPLCFDCHAEVQAYNSKHPKGRKFTVNELIKHRDRWYDTVLTNGNRLNTGDLESKVSGLETSVNLILEKLEQTSNNHISKNETYKNDEFIEEVFNPKSIPTGFSDLDNLIGGLNQSELVVIASAPSMGKSDFALTIAKNVSVFLKETVAFFSLESTSSNIIRNLIAATGKVDKSRIRSGCLEAEDWDRLVMAVEGIHQSSLFINDESDINVEEILEKCARVHPKVIIIDNLNLLNCDDSQSDFEVNTRNIKKLKSLAKKLKCSVVVLASLAPIHRLDKRPLISDLKDLGSIESVADIIILLHQEVVEYDSESYKKNITEVIVAKHRNGRMGLIELAYFKQYGLMVTIGR; translated from the coding sequence ATGGCATTTTCAAATAATGTATCAGTGAAAGCACTAGTATCCTGCGGCAGGCACTGCTGTCTCTGTCACAAATTCTGTGGTATAAAAATTGAATTGCACCATATAAAGCAGAAGGCGGACGGTGGAGAAGACACATTCGAAAACTGCATTCCTTTGTGCTTTGATTGTCATGCAGAGGTTCAGGCATACAATTCGAAACATCCAAAGGGTAGAAAATTTACAGTGAACGAGTTAATAAAACATAGAGACCGATGGTATGATACTGTTCTAACAAATGGGAACCGATTAAACACTGGAGATTTAGAATCCAAAGTAAGCGGTCTTGAAACAAGTGTGAATTTGATTTTGGAGAAACTTGAGCAAACATCGAATAACCACATATCCAAGAATGAAACGTATAAAAACGATGAGTTTATTGAAGAAGTATTTAACCCAAAATCTATACCTACGGGATTTTCCGATCTTGATAACCTAATAGGAGGGTTAAACCAATCCGAATTAGTCGTTATTGCTTCAGCACCAAGTATGGGAAAATCTGATTTTGCCCTTACTATTGCTAAAAATGTAAGTGTTTTTCTTAAGGAGACCGTTGCATTTTTCTCCTTGGAATCTACCTCAAGCAACATTATTAGAAATCTTATTGCGGCTACGGGAAAAGTCGATAAATCCAGGATTCGATCTGGTTGTCTAGAGGCGGAAGATTGGGATAGACTCGTCATGGCCGTTGAAGGTATCCACCAGTCTTCCTTGTTCATTAATGATGAAAGTGATATTAATGTCGAAGAAATATTGGAGAAATGTGCTAGAGTGCATCCCAAAGTAATAATCATTGATAACTTGAACTTATTAAATTGCGATGACTCACAAAGTGACTTCGAGGTAAATACTAGAAACATAAAAAAATTAAAGAGTTTAGCGAAGAAGCTTAAGTGTTCAGTAGTTGTGTTAGCATCATTAGCCCCTATACATAGATTAGATAAACGACCGCTAATAAGTGATTTAAAAGATTTGGGGAGTATCGAATCTGTTGCAGATATAATCATTTTGCTTCACCAAGAAGTAGTAGAGTATGACTCAGAAAGTTACAAAAAAAATATCACTGAGGTAATTGTAGCTAAACATCGAAATGGAAGAATGGGACTCATCGAGCTTGCTTATTTTAAACAATATGGTCTAATGGTAACAATTGGTAGATAA
- a CDS encoding FAD-dependent oxidoreductase has product MERVEMYDVVVYGGNAAGIVAGIQVARMGMKAIVLEPSSRIGGLTTGGLGATDAGDPAGIGGMAREFYERLAADCGREGPMWRFEPSAALRVLTRWAEEAGLDVRRNARLDRNGGVATEQGRVTSMTLESGEVVRGRVFIDATYEGDLMAGAGVSYTVGRESNDRYGESNNGIRKPVRLHPAVDPYRVPGDKSSGLLARVNPDPGGAVGEGDRKVQAYNYRMCLTDDPDNRVPVEKPDGYREEDYEILFRLLEAGYDAPIFKLTMMPGRKTDSNNTGVFSTDYIGMNYDYAEADDETRRRIEREHETFQKGLVWTVQHHPRVPERIRESYRPWGLPKDEFTESGHWPSQLYVREARRMLGEVVVTEHTARREALADDPVGLGSYAMDSHYIQYCLDEEGFLCTEGGMMGRVAAPYPISYRAIVPKRSECENLLVPVCLSATHAAYGSIRMEPAFMVLGQSAATAAVLTARRGGAVQELPYAELRAALERGGQVLDLGDDYVTPPGTTGNPL; this is encoded by the coding sequence GTGGAACGAGTGGAGATGTACGATGTAGTCGTCTATGGCGGTAATGCGGCGGGCATCGTCGCCGGCATACAGGTCGCCCGCATGGGGATGAAGGCGATCGTGCTGGAGCCGAGCAGCCGGATCGGCGGGCTGACGACGGGCGGCCTCGGCGCGACCGACGCGGGGGATCCCGCAGGAATCGGCGGAATGGCGAGGGAGTTTTACGAGCGGCTCGCCGCGGACTGCGGCAGGGAAGGCCCGATGTGGCGGTTCGAGCCGAGCGCGGCGCTGCGGGTGCTTACGCGCTGGGCGGAGGAAGCCGGGCTGGACGTGCGGCGGAACGCCAGGTTGGACAGGAACGGCGGAGTCGCGACGGAGCAGGGGCGGGTGACGTCGATGACGCTGGAATCGGGCGAGGTCGTCCGCGGCCGCGTCTTTATCGACGCGACGTACGAAGGAGACCTGATGGCCGGCGCCGGCGTCTCGTACACGGTCGGCCGCGAGAGCAACGATCGGTACGGCGAGTCGAATAACGGGATTCGGAAGCCGGTCCGGCTGCATCCCGCAGTCGACCCGTACCGCGTTCCGGGCGACAAGTCGAGCGGGCTGCTGGCGCGGGTGAATCCCGATCCGGGCGGGGCGGTCGGCGAGGGCGATCGGAAGGTGCAGGCGTACAATTACCGGATGTGCCTCACCGACGATCCGGACAACCGCGTACCCGTCGAGAAGCCGGACGGCTATCGAGAGGAAGATTACGAGATCTTGTTCCGACTGCTCGAGGCGGGGTATGACGCGCCGATCTTCAAGCTGACGATGATGCCCGGCCGGAAGACGGACTCCAACAATACAGGCGTCTTCTCGACGGATTATATCGGCATGAATTACGACTATGCGGAGGCGGACGACGAGACGCGCCGGCGGATCGAGCGGGAGCACGAGACGTTCCAGAAGGGGCTTGTCTGGACGGTGCAGCACCACCCTCGCGTACCTGAGCGGATTCGGGAGTCGTACCGTCCGTGGGGGCTGCCGAAGGACGAGTTTACGGAGTCCGGCCATTGGCCGTCGCAATTGTACGTCCGCGAGGCGAGACGGATGCTCGGGGAAGTCGTGGTGACGGAGCATACGGCGCGCCGGGAAGCGCTCGCCGACGACCCGGTCGGGCTCGGCTCGTACGCGATGGATTCGCATTACATTCAATATTGCCTGGACGAGGAAGGCTTCTTATGCACGGAGGGCGGGATGATGGGGAGGGTGGCGGCGCCGTACCCGATCAGCTATCGAGCGATCGTTCCGAAGCGGTCGGAGTGCGAAAACCTGCTGGTGCCCGTCTGTCTGTCCGCGACGCATGCGGCGTACGGTTCGATTCGGATGGAGCCGGCGTTCATGGTGCTGGGGCAGTCGGCGGCGACGGCGGCGGTATTGACGGCGCGGCGCGGCGGCGCGGTGCAGGAGCTGCCGTACGCGGAGCTGCGCGCCGCATTGGAACGCGGCGGCCAAGTGCTGGATTTAGGCGACGATTACGTCACGCCGCCGGGCACGACCGGAAATCCGTTATAG